A genomic window from Pseudogulbenkiania sp. MAI-1 includes:
- a CDS encoding uracil-DNA glycosylase family protein has product MNRRQLIGDVIGLGPHWLARGNWFADHPARRLPPAADTLAEEPAGMPTAAETPPAPTAISAPAATQASTSAPQLAAFEPVAEAKRPSPTPAMPTKPLLGWAELEKAVANCTGCRLCETRTQTVFGRGNPQARWLIIGEAPGEQEDRQGKPFVGRAGQLLDNMLAAIGLDTERDVYIANVLKCRPPGNRNPSGDEIVACQDYLRQQIEHIRPTLILALGRFAAQTLLDSTDSIARLRGKLHRYQGVPLIVSFHPAYLLRNLPDKAKSWQDLVFARRTFRQLIGE; this is encoded by the coding sequence ATGAATCGCCGCCAGCTGATCGGCGATGTCATCGGCCTCGGCCCGCACTGGCTCGCGCGTGGGAACTGGTTTGCCGATCACCCGGCGCGGCGACTGCCACCTGCAGCCGATACCCTGGCAGAAGAACCGGCCGGCATGCCGACCGCCGCAGAGACGCCCCCCGCCCCGACCGCGATCTCGGCTCCCGCAGCCACCCAGGCCAGCACCTCAGCCCCCCAGTTGGCCGCCTTCGAGCCCGTTGCAGAAGCCAAGCGGCCCTCTCCCACTCCAGCTATGCCCACCAAGCCGCTCCTCGGCTGGGCCGAGCTGGAAAAGGCGGTCGCCAACTGCACCGGCTGCCGGCTGTGCGAGACGCGTACCCAGACGGTGTTCGGCCGCGGCAATCCGCAGGCGCGCTGGCTGATCATCGGCGAAGCGCCGGGCGAACAGGAGGACCGGCAAGGCAAGCCCTTCGTCGGCCGCGCCGGGCAGTTGCTCGACAACATGCTGGCCGCCATCGGGCTCGACACCGAGCGCGACGTGTACATCGCCAACGTGCTCAAGTGCCGCCCGCCCGGCAACCGCAACCCGTCGGGCGACGAGATCGTCGCCTGCCAGGACTACCTGCGCCAGCAGATCGAGCACATCCGCCCGACCCTGATCCTGGCACTGGGGCGCTTTGCCGCGCAGACCCTGCTCGACAGCACCGACAGCATCGCGCGCCTGCGCGGCAAGCTGCACCGCTACCAGGGCGTTCCGCTGATCGTCAGCTTCCACCCGGCCTACCTGCTGCGCAACCTGCCGGACAAGGCCAAGAGCTGGCAGGATCTGGTCTTCGCACGCCGCACCTTCCGCCAGCTCATCGGCGAGTGA
- the rimI gene encoding ribosomal protein S18-alanine N-acetyltransferase, whose protein sequence is MITFRPATAADLPALAALEAAATAHAWSERQYHDSLAAGHAFLLLEIDGELGGHAVTMTVLDEAELLTIAIAAERQGQGLGRVLLGELRERLRRQGCTRLFLEVRESNRPARALYARSGFAETGLRKHYYPTATGREHAVLMEIGL, encoded by the coding sequence ATGATCACCTTCCGCCCGGCCACCGCGGCCGACCTGCCCGCACTGGCCGCCCTGGAAGCGGCCGCCACCGCCCATGCCTGGAGCGAGCGGCAGTACCATGACTCGCTGGCGGCCGGCCACGCCTTCCTGCTACTTGAAATCGACGGCGAGCTAGGCGGCCACGCGGTCACCATGACGGTGCTGGACGAGGCGGAACTGCTGACCATCGCCATCGCCGCAGAGCGGCAAGGACAAGGGCTGGGACGGGTGCTGCTGGGCGAACTGCGGGAGCGGCTGCGCCGCCAGGGCTGCACCCGGCTCTTCCTGGAAGTCCGGGAAAGCAATCGTCCGGCTCGTGCGCTCTATGCCAGGAGCGGTTTTGCCGAAACCGGCCTGCGCAAGCACTACTACCCGACGGCGACCGGTCGCGAACACGCCGTGCTGATGGAGATCGGGCTATGA
- a CDS encoding chemotaxis protein CheA, whose product MSEFGGMEELLQDFLMESNDLLSDVDNKLVELEKRPEDRALLNDIFRGFHTIKGGAGFLNVAPMVTLCHRTENLFDKLRNAELQLNPEVMDVILDATATVRDMFGTLGQGLMPRDADGGLLSALDAVLSGRMPPQQAAPAAPPLAASAPQRSGEPDWNTLYQAVIPAASSPAPAPAAAPARPAVEVPAVALVTEHEPAAAAAPAASRAPAPAKTVGVPKSAGGGQENTIRIDTNRLDMVLNLSGEIGLTKNRLTTLRTEILQGNNDSNTLRSLDEAISQLDLLVGDLQNAVMKTRMQPIGRLFQKYPRLARDLARQLGKEVELVLSGEETELDKTMIEDLNDPLVHLVRNAVDHGVESTEERIAAGKKPQSLIQLTAEQVGDHILIEITDDGRGMNADALRRKAVEKGLIDAETANSLDEKQCLQLIFLPGFSTKDQISSVSGRGVGMDVVRTNIQKLNGRIDINSIPGEGTRISISLPLTLAILPVLVVRACNQPFAVPLAMVREIITIDPEAIQEVSGNPTIVVRDEILPLKTLAGLLGWAPTQRPGFGVLMQSAERSFILAIDSFVGRDDVVIKPLQNIRPKGVAGATLSGDGSVVLVLDMEDLLTAKDGMGGVVKTSELITL is encoded by the coding sequence ATGAGCGAATTCGGCGGCATGGAAGAGTTGTTGCAGGACTTCCTGATGGAATCCAACGACCTCCTCTCGGACGTTGACAACAAGCTGGTCGAACTGGAAAAAAGACCGGAAGACCGCGCCTTGCTCAACGACATTTTCCGCGGTTTTCACACCATCAAGGGCGGCGCCGGCTTCCTCAACGTGGCCCCGATGGTGACGCTGTGCCACCGCACGGAAAACCTGTTCGACAAGCTGCGCAACGCCGAACTCCAGCTCAACCCCGAAGTCATGGACGTGATCCTGGACGCCACGGCCACGGTGCGCGACATGTTCGGCACCCTCGGTCAGGGACTGATGCCCAGGGACGCCGACGGCGGCTTGCTCTCGGCGCTGGACGCCGTCCTGTCCGGCCGGATGCCACCCCAGCAAGCGGCGCCTGCCGCACCGCCGCTGGCGGCCAGCGCACCCCAGCGTAGCGGCGAGCCGGACTGGAATACGCTCTATCAGGCCGTCATCCCCGCAGCCAGCAGCCCAGCTCCTGCGCCTGCCGCCGCCCCGGCCCGCCCCGCGGTGGAGGTGCCGGCCGTCGCACTGGTAACAGAGCACGAACCGGCGGCTGCCGCCGCGCCGGCAGCCAGCCGGGCGCCGGCACCTGCCAAGACCGTAGGCGTCCCCAAATCGGCCGGCGGCGGGCAAGAAAATACCATCCGCATCGACACTAATCGCCTGGACATGGTGCTCAACCTGTCCGGCGAGATCGGCCTGACCAAGAATCGCCTCACCACGTTGCGTACCGAGATCCTGCAGGGCAACAACGACAGCAATACCTTGCGCTCGCTGGACGAGGCCATCAGCCAGCTCGACCTCCTGGTGGGGGACCTGCAAAACGCGGTGATGAAGACCCGCATGCAGCCGATCGGCCGGCTGTTCCAGAAGTATCCCCGCCTGGCGCGCGACCTGGCGCGCCAGCTCGGCAAGGAAGTGGAGCTGGTGCTCAGCGGCGAGGAGACCGAACTCGACAAGACCATGATCGAGGATCTGAACGATCCGCTGGTGCACCTGGTGCGCAACGCCGTCGATCACGGCGTCGAATCCACCGAGGAGCGCATCGCCGCCGGCAAGAAGCCGCAGTCGCTGATCCAGCTGACCGCCGAGCAGGTCGGCGACCATATCCTGATCGAGATCACCGACGACGGCCGCGGCATGAACGCCGACGCACTGCGCCGCAAGGCGGTCGAGAAAGGCCTGATCGATGCCGAAACGGCCAACTCGCTGGACGAAAAACAGTGCCTGCAGCTGATCTTCCTGCCCGGCTTCTCGACCAAGGACCAGATTTCGAGCGTTTCGGGCCGCGGCGTCGGCATGGACGTGGTGCGCACCAACATCCAGAAGCTCAACGGCCGCATCGACATCAATTCGATCCCCGGCGAAGGCACCCGCATCAGTATCTCGCTGCCGCTGACGCTGGCCATCCTGCCGGTGCTGGTGGTGCGCGCCTGCAACCAGCCGTTCGCCGTGCCGCTGGCCATGGTCCGGGAGATCATCACCATCGATCCGGAAGCGATCCAGGAAGTGTCCGGCAATCCCACCATCGTCGTGCGCGACGAGATCCTGCCGCTCAAGACCCTGGCGGGCCTGCTCGGCTGGGCACCGACCCAGAGACCGGGTTTCGGCGTGCTGATGCAGTCGGCGGAGCGCTCCTTCATCCTGGCCATCGACTCCTTCGTCGGCCGCGACGACGTGGTGATCAAGCCGTTGCAGAACATCCGCCCCAAAGGCGTGGCCGGCGCCACCTTGTCGGGCGACGGCTCGGTGGTGCTGGTACTCGATATGGAAGACCTGCTGACAGCGAAGGACGGCATGGGAGGCGTGGTCAAGACCTCCGAGTTGATCACGCTGTGA
- a CDS encoding dihydrofolate reductase, with amino-acid sequence MTTPCITLVAAMAANHVIGIDNRLPWHLPEDLRHFKAVTLGKPVIMGRKTYDSIGRPLPGRRNIVVTRQQGWSAAGVEVAHSLEAALALVAAAESACVIGGAELYRQALPLAHRLELTEIAEAYQGDAHFPAFSTEEWREVQRETHRSEQGLGYAFVSYQRA; translated from the coding sequence CACGTCATCGGCATCGACAACCGGCTGCCCTGGCATCTGCCCGAGGACCTCAGGCATTTCAAGGCGGTGACACTGGGCAAGCCGGTGATCATGGGCCGCAAGACCTACGACTCGATCGGTCGCCCGCTGCCGGGACGGCGCAACATCGTGGTGACGCGCCAGCAAGGCTGGTCGGCGGCGGGAGTGGAGGTGGCGCACAGCCTGGAGGCGGCCCTGGCGCTGGTGGCGGCGGCCGAATCGGCCTGCGTCATCGGCGGCGCCGAGCTGTACCGCCAGGCCCTGCCGTTGGCGCATCGTCTGGAGCTGACCGAGATTGCCGAGGCGTACCAGGGAGATGCCCATTTTCCGGCCTTCAGCACCGAGGAATGGCGCGAAGTGCAGCGCGAGACGCACCGCAGCGAGCAGGGTCTCGGCTACGCCTTCGTGAGCTATCAGCGCGCCTGA
- the tsaB gene encoding tRNA (adenosine(37)-N6)-threonylcarbamoyltransferase complex dimerization subunit type 1 TsaB — translation MKLLAIDTSTDFLSLAVSSDRETVVFHERVGQKHAEQALPHVQELLREAQLTLRDLDGVVYGQGPGSFTGLRIACGLAQGLAFAASLPVIPIPTLDSVAEQAGATRVVACTDARMQQAYLASYDLGTGHRLSPILLIDPDQADAELALAGDGWVGAGDGFAAYPVLTNTRWGRQLGAIHPDIRPHAASYLRLAQSGRYASLPPREADLLYVRNKVALTTREQQARQR, via the coding sequence ATGAAACTGCTTGCCATCGATACCTCGACGGACTTCCTGTCGCTTGCCGTCTCCAGCGATAGAGAGACCGTCGTGTTTCATGAGCGCGTTGGCCAGAAACATGCCGAACAGGCCCTGCCCCATGTGCAGGAACTGCTGCGTGAGGCCCAATTGACGCTGCGCGATCTCGACGGCGTCGTCTACGGCCAGGGCCCAGGCTCGTTCACCGGGCTGCGTATCGCCTGCGGCCTGGCTCAGGGACTGGCCTTTGCCGCCTCCCTCCCCGTCATTCCCATCCCCACCCTCGACAGCGTGGCCGAACAGGCCGGCGCGACCCGCGTCGTGGCCTGCACCGATGCCCGCATGCAGCAGGCCTACCTGGCGAGCTACGACCTCGGCACCGGTCACCGCCTGTCCCCCATCCTGCTGATCGATCCGGACCAGGCCGATGCCGAGCTGGCACTGGCGGGCGACGGCTGGGTCGGGGCCGGCGACGGCTTCGCCGCCTATCCGGTCTTGACGAACACCCGCTGGGGCCGGCAACTGGGTGCGATCCACCCCGACATCCGCCCGCACGCCGCAAGCTACCTGCGCCTGGCGCAGAGCGGGCGCTACGCCAGCCTGCCCCCGCGCGAGGCGGATCTGCTCTACGTCCGCAACAAGGTGGCGCTGACCACCCGTGAGCAGCAGGCGCGCCAGCGATGA
- a CDS encoding EAL and HDOD domain-containing protein, with protein sequence MTTTSAFIGRQPVLNRNQQLIGYELLFRPSLEAENAGQLAALQADTQVLVNTLHNMGTSWLIGNKLAFINVGEAMLASEFLELLPARRVILDLTPDIAPSNELIARIKYLHAQGFGIAMDGFSFGAPSASLLEYAKYVKLDVQAHSASDFQMLAAQVRSYPVIRIAEKVETHEHFHLCRELGMDGFQGYYFAKPETLSAKVIHPSFAHTLELLNLLRMDAEVKDVEAVFKRDVALSYKLLRYVNSAAAGLNTTISSFNHAVTVLGYKRLYRWLTLLLVTANEDGKTPPALQKTAITRARFMELLGASLGQSHDVCESLFVIGMFSLLDVLFDMPMPTVLEHIQLSEQFKQVLLDQPDNLTPFLRLAKASEDKEMLQVPLLCRELGLSPAQFNQAHVDALAWVEELGL encoded by the coding sequence ATGACAACAACCAGTGCCTTCATCGGACGCCAGCCCGTCCTGAACCGGAACCAGCAGCTCATCGGCTACGAGCTGCTGTTCCGCCCCTCTCTCGAAGCGGAAAACGCCGGCCAGCTCGCCGCCCTCCAGGCCGATACCCAGGTCCTGGTCAATACCCTGCACAACATGGGCACCAGTTGGCTCATCGGCAACAAGCTGGCTTTCATCAACGTCGGCGAGGCCATGCTGGCCAGCGAGTTCCTGGAGTTGTTGCCGGCGCGCCGCGTCATTCTCGACCTGACGCCGGACATCGCCCCCTCCAACGAGCTGATCGCCCGCATCAAGTACCTGCATGCGCAGGGCTTCGGCATCGCCATGGACGGCTTCTCGTTCGGAGCGCCGTCGGCCAGCCTGCTGGAGTACGCCAAATACGTCAAACTGGACGTGCAGGCGCATAGCGCCAGCGATTTCCAGATGCTGGCCGCCCAAGTGCGCAGCTACCCGGTGATCCGCATCGCCGAGAAGGTGGAAACGCACGAGCACTTCCATCTCTGCCGCGAATTGGGCATGGACGGTTTCCAGGGCTATTACTTCGCCAAGCCGGAAACCTTGTCGGCCAAAGTGATCCATCCTTCTTTCGCGCACACGCTGGAATTGCTCAACCTGCTGCGCATGGATGCCGAGGTCAAGGACGTCGAGGCCGTGTTCAAGCGTGACGTCGCGCTGTCCTACAAGCTGCTGCGCTATGTGAATTCGGCGGCGGCGGGCCTCAACACCACCATCAGCTCGTTCAACCATGCCGTCACCGTGCTGGGCTACAAGCGGCTCTACCGCTGGCTGACCCTGCTCTTGGTCACCGCCAACGAAGACGGCAAGACGCCCCCGGCCCTGCAGAAGACCGCCATCACCCGGGCCCGCTTCATGGAGCTGCTGGGCGCTTCGCTCGGCCAATCCCACGACGTCTGCGAATCACTGTTCGTTATCGGCATGTTCAGCCTGCTCGACGTGCTGTTCGACATGCCGATGCCCACAGTGCTGGAGCACATCCAACTCTCCGAGCAGTTCAAACAGGTGCTCCTCGACCAGCCGGACAACCTCACCCCCTTCCTCCGCCTGGCCAAGGCCAGCGAGGACAAGGAGATGCTCCAGGTGCCCCTGCTGTGCCGGGAACTGGGGCTGTCGCCGGCACAGTTCAATCAGGCGCACGTCGACGCGCTCGCCTGGGTGGAGGAACTGGGCTTATAA
- a CDS encoding GntR family transcriptional regulator, with product MRFKANDLLTEQIAQHLGNQIILGVMQPGERIQELRIASELDVSRGSVREALLILQRRHLVCIYPRRGAMVASISARDVRDFFGLWFLLLETVVENMARQWQHDDLARFFELLGQLEHSRQNNDIQSFYQQGVEFLQALYGFADNHYIESTLRDLLPLTQRCLYAILRAGSPQLERTYAFLEDLLKTIIARDTARLKEMVGQFGADYGRLAAASAEALEGVA from the coding sequence ATGAGGTTCAAGGCTAACGATTTACTTACCGAGCAGATTGCCCAGCACCTGGGCAACCAGATCATCCTCGGCGTAATGCAGCCGGGGGAACGCATACAGGAGCTGCGCATCGCCAGCGAGCTCGACGTCAGCCGCGGTTCGGTGCGCGAAGCGCTGCTGATCCTGCAGCGCCGCCATCTGGTCTGCATCTATCCGCGCCGCGGCGCCATGGTGGCCAGCATCAGCGCCAGGGACGTGCGCGATTTCTTCGGCCTGTGGTTCCTGCTGCTGGAGACGGTGGTGGAGAATATGGCGCGGCAGTGGCAGCACGACGACCTGGCCCGCTTCTTCGAACTCTTGGGACAGCTGGAGCACAGCCGCCAGAACAACGACATCCAAAGCTTTTACCAGCAGGGAGTGGAGTTCCTGCAGGCGCTGTACGGCTTTGCCGACAACCACTACATCGAAAGCACGCTGCGCGACCTGCTGCCGCTGACCCAGCGCTGCCTGTATGCCATCCTGCGCGCCGGTTCGCCGCAACTGGAGCGCACCTACGCCTTTCTGGAAGATTTGTTGAAGACCATCATCGCGCGCGACACCGCCCGTCTCAAGGAGATGGTGGGTCAATTCGGCGCCGATTACGGCCGGCTCGCCGCCGCCTCGGCCGAGGCGCTGGAAGGGGTGGCCTGA